tgtgtgtgtgtgtgtgtgtgattgatttATTGCTGGTTGTTTTCTGTGAGAGCTTCTCTGACTACCTTTTCCACATAAAGATATCTGTTGGTATAGAAAGAGTCTGCAAACATGCTCATTTTTTAAGACAATCAAGCCAAAACATAATTATGGACGAAAGtgagcacatatgggtgtgtcaGCTGCAAACGTAGGTGGCACAGGTACAACTAGGCACACCCTGGCACACCCTGACACACTCAGGcacaccctgacacacccaggcacacccagacacacccaggcacaccctgacacaccctgacacacccaGGCACACCGtgacacaccctgacacacccaGGCACACCCTGACACACCCTGACATACCCAGGCACACCCAGGTACACCCAGGCACACCCTGGCACACCCAGACACACCCAGGCACACCCAGGCACACCCtgacacaccctgacacacccaGGCACACCCAGGTACACCCAGGCACACCCTGGCACACCCAGGCACACCCAGGCACACCCAGACACACCCAGGcacaccctgacacacccagacacacccagacacacccaggcacaccctgacacaccctgacacacccaGGCACACCCAGGTACACCCAGGCACACCCTGGCACACCCagacacacccagacacacccaggcacaccctgacacaccctgacacacccaGGCACACCCAGGTACACCCAGGCACACCCTGGCACACCCAGGCACACCCAGGCACACCCAGACACACCCAGGcacaccctgacacacccaGGCACACCCAGGcacaccctgacacacccaggcacaccctgacacaccctgacacacccTGGCACACCCAGGcacaccctgacacacccagacacacccagacacacccagacacacccAGGCACACCCTGGcacaccctgacacacccaGGCACATCCtgacacacccagacacacccaggcacaccctgacacacccagacacacccaggcacaccctgacacacccaGGCACATCCTGACACACCCTATGTTATGACACAGTCTAGGTCGGGCTGCAatacacaaagaaataaatgtgtgaCAAGACCAAGATTGCGtttgctttgtattttattctcaCTCTTTTTTAAAGTGGTTAAATCTTCAGAAGCTGACCATTCTCTCTAACTATACACAAAGTGAACTAACTAACCTAACTCAaaagaaggaaacaaaaaaaatccacgtCCTTCCCTCACTCCCTGGCTAACCCAAAACAAGAGAAAATGGATTAAACATAAATGGTGCCAACTTCCTACTAACCAAGTTTACAATGTACTATTTACAAGTGGTGGTTATTGGTGTATGTTTTTTACAAGATATCTACAAGTGAAGGAGCAAAGCACTAACGAGGTCAACAACAGGCAGAGGGTCATACACAGAAGAAATCAGCACATGTAGCAAAATTTATATGGGACAAAGCAAAGACAATGACCTGCGTGGAGATGTAGACAGCCTGAAAAGCAGCCTTACAGCTAGAAGACCACATAAAAGGAACTGAGTTATTGAGGAGATTTGTGAGAGGGAACACTACAACTAAGAAATTCTTACAAGAACTCCTCTAATACCCAGCCATCCCAAAAAGGCAATGGACTTAACCTTAGCATCCAGTGGGTGAACAGCAAGGTttagtgtgagagagactgtcTGGAGGTGAGCAAACACATGGTCTAAGGTACAAATAATGGCATCTCAAGTATctgtaaaaaaaaccccacattgTCAAGGTAGGCTTCACAATAATCACCTAGGACCCTAATCATTAGACACTGAAATATAGCTAGTGCATTTTTAAGACCAAAAGCCATGACTGTATATTTCTAGGAACCTGTCTGGTGGAGTGAAAGCAGAAATATCAGATGCACATGGGGTGAGTGGAACTTGCCAGTAACCCTTTAGAAGAAAGAGTTTTATAACAAACTTTGCACTGCCCATTCAATCAACACAGTCTTCTATTCTTGGAAGGGGAAAAGAGTCTGCTTTTGTTAAAGCATTGACTTTTCGATAATCTGTGCAGTCTTTGGAACTAGCAGGCAAGGACTACAGCTAGGCACAGTAAGACCATTCTCAATCAAATAGCCTGTCTCCTCTTTCATAATGGCATGTTTAGTAGGATTAATCCTGTAAGCATTTTGTTTAACAGGAACATTATCACCAACATCAATGTTATGCTTGAACACTGTAGTAAGAGAAGAGGTATCAGAAAAAAAGTGGTGGGTTTTTCTTAACAAGACTTATTAAGTCACCCTGGGCTTTTTCTAACAAGTGAGCAAGTTTGGACTGAATATTTGACAGCCATTCAGAGTTTGGTAAATGACCACAGGGAAAACAAGCCCTACCTTAGCCGAGACTATCCACCTCAGGAGAATACTCAGACAGCAGCGCTCTCATAGAGGCAGCAGCTACTGAAAAGACAACAGGAACTGAAGAGCAGACATCTGTTGTGGACAGAGAGATATAAGGCTTGAGCATATTCACATGGCATACATGAGACTTTCTTTTCCAATCAGATGTTATCACAACATAGTCTGTCTGTTTCAATAACATCAGGACCTGAGAACCTAGCCTGGAGAGCTGAGCCTGGTAGTGGTAGTAAAACCAAAACCTCATCACCTGCTTGGAATTGTAGGACCTCAGAGCGAATCAGGCAGTGATGGTTTAATCAAAACTGTGCAAAGACAGCAACAAGCAGAATTCCGTGAGAGACTAACACTCTGATTGCATTTTGCAGAATCCCTAGAATCCCTACCAATTCACACCTTAAAAGACACAGACTCAGTGAACACTTTTGCTTACTTATTTCCTTGTTTTATATACTTAATTATGTGCCACTATAACCCAGATTAACCACTCCTTTAAATTGCTAAGGCAGGCAAAGCACCAGTACCAAATGGCTGGTTAAAAGACTATCATCACCATGGTGTTAACACCCACAGGGTAAAGCTGGTGATTCCAAGTGGGAGCTCTGGACAGTGAGACAAGGCAAATCCCCCACAGAGCATAGGACAAACACCCTCTTCATTGCATGGAGTCTATTTTGATGTAGCCACATGTATCAAATCTCTACATAATGCCCAGCCTGGTGATAACCCTGAAAATTATGTCATTATGATCTGTGACCTATATTACCCATGCCTATAACCAAAATGTAACCATTATGCTTTTTATTATCTTGTATTCATGCCATCATACCTGGCAAATTAATTGTCATTCCAAAGTATGTCATGTTTAGTATCTGTGTGCTGGATTTTACATTTCAAGAATGTTGGTGGACTGCATATTCTGATAACTCACACTGTAATTTTACTGTTGGAATAAGGACCAAATAACACCAAGTAAGAGcaggaaaatggaaaatatgtgACCCAAAAGGTACCGTGCAAATTAGTTGGAGGTGAAAGCAAAACTAGTCACCAGTTGTCCTAAAGATAacttctgattggttggaactCTTAGAGGGCTGGTTTAGGCAGAAAGAGTTAAAACCCCATGACTGGGCATTCATTAAGCTGGTGACATTCATTAAGCTGGTGGCGACGGAGTCGCGTTTTGTTAGTCTCGTCTTGTTCATCCTTTCCGTCCTGCCATCCGATGTTcatctattttcttttctttaagtTTTGTCTCAGATTCTTTATCCACTCAAGTAATTTTTGTTTTCCACAAAGTCTTTTTGGAGAGTAATAACTTTCCACCAACATTTTGGACGAATAAGCTGGTTAGTTGCTGTAACTTTATTCTGataatacactgcctggccaaaaaaaaaggtcgctctttgggtttaaataagcaaatacttaagagcctatgattggatcattactgcagtgattaatatgcttcagctggcaacaattcttttaaccttaactgattcagtgtgtagcttctcatttcttaaacagcCATGGCAGAAtacgtatcccatggtcgtggaaaagatgttactgaaggggaaaattgttggcctgcatcaagcaaagaaaacacctaaggagattgctgaaatcactggaactgggttaagaaatgtccagtgcattattaaagtcTGGAAGGATTGTGGTGAACTGTcagctttacagcagaaatgtagtcggaaaaaaatcttg
This Pangasianodon hypophthalmus isolate fPanHyp1 chromosome 26, fPanHyp1.pri, whole genome shotgun sequence DNA region includes the following protein-coding sequences:
- the LOC128317484 gene encoding elastin-like codes for the protein MCLGVSGVCLGVPGCVRVCQGVPGCVRVCLGVPGCVRVCLGVSGCAWVCLGVPGCAWVYLGVPGVCLGVSGCAWVCLGVPGCAWVYLGVPGCVRVCQGVPGCAWVCLGVPGCAWVYLGVPGYVRGVPECVRVCQGVPSCTCATYVCS